In Limanda limanda chromosome 21, fLimLim1.1, whole genome shotgun sequence, a genomic segment contains:
- the LOC133028043 gene encoding zinc finger protein ZFP2-like, translating into MSGLQLMKSHRLRAAAQQIVNVLQRRMMKMMKMMNTEWSAEHQRAVVQKRLSVVADDIVRILEEMMSEYEADVSRSHDDGEQQRRLLDVTLKTETDSDRLPGSDVSSEQQRPEQETSGLGRFKDASTETDSEVSHLHPTPTLEKGTSTLMEAETRREQCVLPPSDREVLSSKDSEAGSENNDSKKELNEKTLKSDTRRTFPSLRQSHGAMGPIKTHTRKNTTTDSSQTTGQSCCRVCGKFFRYKRSFLKHVLLHEHSADLCGVCGKRLEADTSLRLHLQTHREENICRVQASDKLSEAEAESNVGDSDEEWKESEGSDSEDADSDRDETKKQRTPTKSHASNKPKKPRYQDLPHVKHCCKVCGRSFCYRASFLKHVQEDEMDTELCGVCGKRFPTEENLRLHLQTYIRSNDCEVCGKHFDGHQQLEMHMRTHTGEKPYICSVCGKAFAQNGNLMGHMRRHTGERPYVCSVCAQGFSSKESMRDHVRIHTGEKPFLCSICGKGFRQRGTLKTHTMVHTGDFPHRCIICDKKFFKSGGLKIHMRSHTGEKPFLCNICGKSFTANSSLSKHMGVHERERAHGCRVRDRRTSRDEDLKRQVQTHGDEAAQVTSL; encoded by the exons aTGTCGGGGCTGCAGCTGATGAAGAGTCACAGACTGAGAGCTGCTGCTCAGCAGATAGTGAACGTACtgcagaggaggatgatgaagatgatgaagatgatgaacaCTG AATGGTCAGCCGAGCACCAGAGGGCCGTCGTGCAGAAGCGATTGTCGGTTGTCGCCGACGACATCGTCAGGATCCTGGAGGAAATGATGAGTGAATATGAGGCGGATGTTTCCCGTTCCCATGACGACGGCGAGCAGCAGCGGCGTCTGCTGGACGTCACGTTGAAAACAGAGACGGACTCGG ATCGACTCCCTGGGTCGGACGTttcctctgagcagcagagacCTGAGCAGGAAACATCCGGTTTAGGGCGGTTTAAAGACGCGTCCACGGAGACGGACTCTGAGGTCTCACATCTTCACCCAACACCAACGCTGGAGAAGGGCACCTCCACGCTGATGGAAGCAGAGACTCGCAGGGAGCAGTGTGTGCTGCCACCTAGTGACCGGGAGGTCCTGTCGTCGAAAGACTCAGAAGCTGGGAGTGAAAACAACGACAGCAAGAAAGAGCTGAATGAGAAAACTCTGAAATCAGACACGAGAAGAACTTTTCCGAGCCTGAGACAAAGCCATGGGGCCATGGGGCCAATAAAAACGCACACAAGGAAAAACACGACAACAGACAGCAGTCAGACTACAGgacagagctgctgcagagtgtGTGGAAAGTTCTTCCGCTACAAacgctcttttctgaaacacGTTCTCCTGCACGAGCACAGCGCCGACCTGTGTGGAGTCTGTGGGAAACGCCTGGAGGCCGACACCAGCCTCAGGCTTCATTTACAAACCCACAGGGAGGAGAACATCTGCAGAGTCCAAGCAAGCGACAAACTGTCGGAGGCAGAAGCCGAGAGCAACGTGGGCGACAGCGACGAGGAGTGGAAGGAAAGCGAAGGAAGTGACAGCGAGGACGCGGACAGCGATAGAGATGAGACCAAAAAACAAAGGACGCCAACAAAAAGTCACGCGTCAAACAAACCCAAAAAGCCGAGGTACCAGGATTTACCTCACGTGAAGCACTGCTGCAAAGTGTGCGGCAGGTCCTTCTGCTACCGAGCCTCTTTCCTGAAGCACGTGCAGGAAGACGAGATGGACACGGAGCTTTGCGGCGTCTGCGGGAAGCGGTTTCCCACGGAGGAGAACCTGAGGCTTCACCTGCAGACCTACATCAGATCCAACGACTGTGAGGTCTGCGGCAAACACTTCGACGGCCACCAGCAGCTGGAGATGCACATgagaacgcacacgggcgagaagcCGTACATCTGCAGCGTGTGCGGCAAAGCCTTCGCTCAGAACGGGAACCTGATGGGTCACATGAGGCGGCACACGGGCGAGAGGCCGTACGTCTGCAGCGTCTGCGCTCAGGGCTTCAGCTCCAAAGAGAGCATGAGGGATCACGTGCGAATCCACACCGGGGAGAAACCCTTTCTGTGCAGCATCTGCGGGAAAGGATTCCGACAGAGAGGGACCCTGAAGACGCACACGATGGTCCACACGGGCGACTTCCCGCACCGATGCATCATCTGCGACAAGAAGTTCTTCAAGAGCGGCGGGCTGAAGATCCACATGAGGTCTCACACGGGGGAGAAGCCGTTCCTCTGCAACATCTGTGGGAAGAGCTTCACTGCAAACAGCTCGCTCAGCAAACACATGGGCGTGcacgagagagagcgagcgcaCGGCtgcagagtgagagacagacggacCTCCAGGGACGAGGATCTGAAGAGACAAGTCCAGACTCACGGGGACGAAGCTGCCCAGGTGACCAGTCTTTAA
- the g6pc1a.2 gene encoding glucose-6-phosphatase catalytic subunit 1, protein MLSAVMDALQGFGVSTTHYLQTNYQDAQGLFLWVSWAADLRNTFFIFFPLWFHLRASVGIKLIWVAVIGDWLNLVFKWILFGERPYWWVHETAHYANTVPPHIEQYPMTCETGPGSPSGHAMGAAGVYYTLVTSILALMISKKKYGSKKSTNRDWYLKAVLWTLFWGVQVCVCLSRVFIAAHFPHQVVCGVISGMIVAEAFNRTQWIYSASMKKYFYTVLCLTSFAVGFYLLLKALGVDLLWTLEKAHKWCVRPEWVHMDSTPFASLLRNMGTLFGLGLGLHSPLYTETKRSSSKVMKAGCVISSLLLLHLFDSFKPPTHTASLYYLLSFCKSAAVPLVTVSIIPYCVHRALSLQNRKAA, encoded by the exons ATGCTCAGCGCCGTCATGGACGCCCTGCAGGGCTTCGGGGTGAGCACCACCCACTACCTGCAGACCAACTACCAGGACGCCCAGGGCCTGTTCCTCTGGGTGTCCTGGGCGGCCGACCTCAGGAAcaccttcttcatcttcttcccaCTGTGGTTTCACCTGCGAGCCTCCGTGGGCATCAAGCTCATCTGGGTGGCCGTGATCGGGGACTGGCTGAACTTGGTGTTTAAATG gATTCTGTTCGGGGAGAGGCCGTACTGGTGGGTCCACGAGACGGCTCACTATGCAAACACCGTCCCCCCTCACATCGAGCAGtaccccatgacctgtgagacTGGGCCAG GCAGCCCCTCCGGTCACGCCATGGGAGCCGCTGGTGTCTACTACACGCTGGTGACCTCCATCCTCGCCCTCATGATCAGCAAGAAGAAATATGGAAGCAAGAAATCCACCAACAGAGACTG GTACCTGAAGGCCGTTCTGTGGACGCTGTTCTGGGgagtccaggtgtgtgtgtgtctctcccggGTCTTCATCGCCGCCCACTTTCCCCACCAGGTCGTTTGCGGGGTTATCTCAG GTATGATCGTGGCTGAAGCCTTCAACCGAACCCAGTGGATCTACAGCGCCAGCATGAAGAAGTACTTCTACACCGTCCTCTGCTTGACCTCCTTCGCTGTGGGCTTCTACCTCCTGCTCAAGGCTCTGGGTGTGGACCTGCTCTGGACCCTGGAGAAAGCCCACAAGTGGTGCGTGAGGCCCGAGTGGGTCCACATGGACAGCACGCCCTTCGCCAGCCTCCTGCGGAACATGGGCACGCTGTTCGGCCTCGGCCTGGGCCTGCACTCGCCGCTCTACACCGAGAccaagaggagcagcagcaaggTGATGAAGGCGGGCTGCGTCATCAGctccctgctcctgctgcacctCTTCGACTCCTTCAAGCCCCCAACGCACACCGCCTCCCTCTACTACCTGCTGTCCTTCTGCAAGAGCGCCGCCGTGCCCCTGGTCACCGTCAGCATCATCCCGTACTGCGTGCACCGAGCCCTGAGCCTGCAGAACAGGAAGGCAGCGTGA